A window from Pseudomonas frederiksbergensis encodes these proteins:
- a CDS encoding DUF1285 domain-containing protein, with amino-acid sequence MSGPQKANDLLGQIPKTKGLPPVHLWNPDFCGDIDMRIARDGTWYYLGTPIGRKPMVKLFSTIIRRDGDDYFLITPVEKVGIKVDDAPFVAIAVDVEGEGETQVLRFTTNVDETAEAGPEHPMRVVIDPVTQEPAPYVHVRTNLEALIHRNVFYQLVELAVTREIDGQRWLGVWSAGEFFPIGLEP; translated from the coding sequence ATGAGTGGCCCGCAAAAAGCCAACGACCTGTTGGGGCAAATCCCCAAAACCAAAGGCTTGCCGCCGGTCCACCTGTGGAACCCCGATTTCTGCGGCGACATCGACATGCGTATCGCCCGTGACGGCACCTGGTACTACCTGGGCACGCCGATCGGGCGCAAGCCGATGGTCAAGCTGTTCTCCACCATCATCCGCCGCGATGGTGACGATTACTTCCTTATCACCCCGGTCGAGAAGGTTGGCATCAAGGTCGACGATGCGCCCTTCGTGGCGATTGCCGTGGATGTCGAAGGCGAGGGTGAAACCCAGGTCCTGCGCTTCACCACCAATGTTGACGAGACCGCCGAGGCCGGTCCCGAGCACCCCATGCGTGTGGTGATCGACCCGGTCACGCAAGAACCTGCGCCCTACGTGCATGTGCGCACCAACCTCGAAGCTCTGATCCACCGCAACGTGTTCTACCAACTGGTGGAGCTGGCCGTCACCCGTGAGATCGACGGGCAACGCTGGTTAGGCGTGTGGAGCGCTGGCGAGTTCTTCCCCATCGGGCTTGAGCCGTAA
- a CDS encoding DUF4823 domain-containing protein produces MRSLVLLLAVLALGGCMNVSDLAEGTRYHMSDAGLLDHSDSRRVNNLRIQPDSFVYIAQGAFVPPGSTAYPRPNVIAEVAFDGFVEYFPMVRRARAPEGLDQAMGEARAAGAHYLLYTRFAKSDDRIGNSDEWLDQEALDRLGIDGGVIQIMLIETSTQYLIDTARIKSRGGLLTFHDKKPEDLMGPPLEQYARSLLGLSDQ; encoded by the coding sequence ATGCGTAGCCTGGTTTTGCTGCTGGCCGTTTTGGCGCTTGGTGGCTGCATGAATGTCAGCGATCTGGCTGAAGGGACTCGCTACCACATGAGCGACGCGGGGCTGCTCGACCATAGCGACAGCCGCCGGGTGAATAACCTGCGCATCCAGCCGGACTCTTTCGTCTATATCGCCCAGGGCGCCTTTGTGCCGCCAGGCAGTACTGCCTACCCACGACCTAACGTGATTGCCGAAGTCGCCTTCGATGGCTTTGTCGAATACTTCCCCATGGTCCGCCGCGCCCGTGCCCCGGAAGGTCTTGATCAAGCCATGGGCGAAGCCCGTGCCGCCGGTGCCCATTACCTGCTCTATACCCGGTTCGCCAAGTCTGATGACCGTATCGGCAACTCGGACGAGTGGCTCGATCAGGAAGCCCTGGATCGCCTCGGTATCGATGGTGGCGTGATTCAGATCATGTTGATCGAGACCAGCACCCAGTATTTGATTGATACTGCACGTATCAAGAGTCGTGGCGGTTTACTGACGTTCCACGACAAAAAGCCAGAAGACCTGATGGGCCCGCCGCTGGAACAATACGCGCGCAGCCTGCTGGGCCTCAGCGACCAGTAA
- a CDS encoding GTP 3',8-cyclase MoaA: MIVDRQGRRFRNLRISLTSACNYACTYCVPNGKRLVAAQDELSAEAMARGVAYLIEAAGIERLRITGGEPLVSPKLETFMTAVGQMGLADISLTTNGQLLAKKLPLLVDAGIRRINVSLDTLDASAFRSIARGGDLATVLDGMDQASAAGLKIKVNMVPLRGQNLDQVMPLLDYCLERGYELRFIELMRMGHLASDSNAFLQQFVSLQQLLSLIGERYEYLQADAPVDATAVRYEIPGQGYFGVIANESVPFCRTCSRLRLSSTGWLHGCLSSSNRHYVGDLLDKPRHQALPALQRLLVKALGDKQEVAFSGGATIMKIIGG, translated from the coding sequence ATGATCGTTGACCGTCAAGGCAGGCGTTTTCGCAATTTGCGAATCAGTCTGACTTCAGCCTGCAATTACGCTTGTACCTACTGCGTGCCCAACGGCAAACGGTTGGTCGCTGCGCAGGATGAATTGTCGGCCGAGGCCATGGCGCGTGGCGTGGCCTATCTGATTGAAGCTGCCGGCATTGAGCGTTTGCGCATCACCGGCGGCGAGCCGCTGGTCAGCCCCAAACTCGAAACCTTCATGACCGCTGTCGGGCAGATGGGCCTGGCGGACATCAGCCTGACCACCAACGGTCAGCTGCTGGCGAAAAAGCTGCCACTGCTGGTGGATGCCGGCATTCGTCGCATAAACGTTTCCCTCGATACCCTGGATGCGAGCGCTTTTCGCAGCATTGCCCGTGGCGGCGATCTGGCGACTGTGCTCGACGGTATGGATCAAGCCAGCGCCGCCGGCCTGAAGATCAAGGTCAATATGGTGCCGCTGCGAGGGCAGAACCTCGATCAAGTGATGCCGCTACTCGATTACTGTCTGGAGCGCGGCTATGAGCTTCGCTTCATCGAGTTGATGCGCATGGGCCACCTGGCCAGCGACTCCAATGCTTTCCTGCAGCAGTTTGTCAGCCTTCAGCAGTTGCTGAGCCTGATCGGCGAGCGCTACGAATACCTGCAGGCCGATGCGCCGGTAGATGCCACCGCCGTGCGTTATGAAATTCCGGGGCAGGGCTACTTCGGCGTTATCGCCAACGAAAGCGTTCCTTTCTGCCGCACCTGTTCGCGGCTGCGTCTGTCCTCCACGGGCTGGCTGCATGGCTGCCTGTCGTCGAGCAACCGCCACTATGTCGGCGACCTGCTGGACAAGCCCCGTCATCAAGCGTTGCCCGCCTTACAGAGACTCCTGGTGAAAGCCTTGGGCGATAAGCAGGAAGTGGCGTTCTCCGGTGGCGCGACCATCATGAAAATCATCGGCGGCTGA
- a CDS encoding TetR/AcrR family transcriptional regulator produces the protein MHKEPRKVREFRRREQEILDTALKLFLDQGEDSVTVEMIADAVGIGKGTIYKHFKSKAEIYLRLMLDYERDLNELLHSADVDKDKEALSRAYFEFRMRDPQRYRLFDRLEEKVVKGNQVPEMVEELHKIRASNFERLTLLIKGRISEGKLEDVPPYFHYCASWALVHGAVALYHSPFWSNVLEDQEGFFQFLMDIGVRMGNKRKRDTDTPSS, from the coding sequence ATGCATAAAGAACCTCGTAAGGTCCGTGAGTTTCGTCGCCGCGAGCAAGAAATTCTCGATACCGCGCTCAAGCTGTTCCTCGATCAAGGTGAAGACAGTGTCACCGTCGAGATGATTGCTGATGCCGTCGGTATCGGCAAAGGCACGATCTACAAGCACTTCAAATCCAAGGCCGAAATCTATCTGCGCCTGATGCTCGATTACGAGCGCGATTTGAACGAGCTGTTGCATTCGGCCGATGTCGACAAGGACAAGGAAGCCCTGTCCCGGGCCTACTTCGAATTCCGCATGCGCGACCCTCAACGCTATCGGTTGTTCGATCGCCTGGAAGAAAAGGTGGTCAAGGGCAACCAGGTGCCGGAGATGGTCGAGGAGCTGCACAAGATCCGCGCCTCGAACTTCGAACGTCTGACCCTGCTGATCAAGGGCCGGATCAGCGAAGGCAAACTCGAAGACGTACCGCCTTACTTCCATTACTGCGCATCCTGGGCGCTGGTGCACGGCGCCGTGGCGCTGTATCACTCGCCGTTCTGGAGCAATGTGCTGGAAGATCAGGAAGGTTTCTTCCAGTTCCTGATGGACATCGGCGTGCGCATGGGCAACAAACGCAAGCGCGATACCGACACTCCGAGCAGCTGA
- a CDS encoding TatD family hydrolase, which translates to MLVDSHCHLDRLDLAAHDGSLDAALDAARLRGVGHFLCIGVSVENAADVKALAERYDDVDCSVGVHPLDVQPGAAPALDWLLRELNHPRVVAIGETGLDYHYEPEAAELQQASFRLHLQAAQQTGKPVIIHTRGARADTLNLLREAALPQAGVLHCFTEDWDMAKAALDMGYYISLSGIVTFRNADALRDVASKVPADRLLVETDSPYLAPIPHRGKPNLPQYVRDVAEFLAMLRGEPYERFAEQTTENFKRLFPLAHVKG; encoded by the coding sequence ATGCTCGTAGATTCCCATTGCCACCTTGATCGCCTTGACCTTGCCGCCCACGACGGCTCACTGGATGCTGCGCTGGATGCGGCCCGTCTGCGCGGGGTAGGGCACTTTCTGTGTATTGGCGTCAGCGTCGAGAATGCCGCCGACGTCAAAGCCCTGGCCGAACGTTACGACGACGTCGATTGTTCAGTTGGCGTGCATCCGCTGGACGTGCAACCGGGCGCCGCGCCAGCATTGGACTGGCTGTTGCGCGAGCTCAATCACCCGCGTGTGGTCGCGATCGGTGAAACGGGCCTGGATTATCACTACGAACCGGAAGCGGCAGAGTTGCAGCAGGCGTCGTTTCGCCTGCATCTGCAAGCGGCACAGCAGACGGGCAAACCGGTGATCATCCACACCCGTGGTGCCCGCGCCGATACGTTGAACCTCCTGCGTGAAGCGGCGCTGCCCCAGGCGGGCGTGCTGCATTGTTTCACCGAAGACTGGGACATGGCCAAAGCGGCGCTGGACATGGGGTATTACATTTCCTTGTCCGGGATTGTCACTTTCCGCAATGCCGACGCCCTGCGTGACGTAGCCAGCAAGGTGCCCGCTGATCGTTTGCTGGTGGAAACCGACTCGCCTTACCTGGCGCCGATCCCTCATCGCGGCAAGCCGAACCTGCCGCAGTACGTGCGCGACGTAGCGGAATTTCTGGCAATGTTGCGAGGGGAGCCCTACGAGCGGTTTGCCGAGCAAACCACCGAGAACTTCAAGCGCCTGTTTCCGTTGGCACATGTGAAAGGCTAA
- a CDS encoding PilZ domain-containing protein — protein sequence MNELVNPGPRNGILSLTIKDKSVLYAAYMPFIKNGGLFIPTNKSYKLGDEVFMLLSVMDEPEKIPVAGKVTWITPKGAQGNRAAGVGVQFNDGDNTARSRIETHLAGALKSDRPTHTM from the coding sequence ATGAATGAACTCGTCAATCCGGGGCCGCGCAACGGCATTTTGTCCCTGACGATCAAGGACAAGTCCGTGCTTTACGCGGCCTACATGCCGTTCATCAAGAATGGTGGCCTGTTTATCCCGACCAACAAGAGTTACAAGTTGGGCGACGAGGTATTCATGCTGTTGAGCGTGATGGACGAGCCGGAGAAGATTCCGGTCGCCGGCAAGGTCACCTGGATCACCCCAAAAGGTGCGCAGGGTAACCGGGCCGCCGGGGTCGGCGTACAATTCAACGATGGCGACAATACCGCGCGCAGTCGAATCGAAACCCATCTGGCCGGAGCCCTCAAGTCCGACCGTCCCACTCATACGATGTAA
- a CDS encoding DNA polymerase III subunit delta' → MAEAYPWQDSLWQQLAGRKQHAHAYLLHGPAGIGKRALAERLMASLLCQRPSPAHDACGECKSCLLLKAGSHPDNYILEPEEADKAIKVDQVRDLVSFVVQTAQMGGRKVVLIEPAESMNVNAANALLKSLEEPSGDTVLLLISHQASRLLPTIKSRCQQQACPLPSEAMSLAWLAKALPDCGDEERIELLTLAAGSPLAAVNLQAQGVREQRALVVDGVKKLLKQQQSPTQLAEGWNAIPLLLLFDWFCDWSSLILRYQLTQDEEGLGLTDMRKVIQYLAQKAGQDKVLNIQDWILAQRQKVMSKANLNRVLLLEALLVQWVGLPTQK, encoded by the coding sequence GTGGCTGAAGCCTATCCGTGGCAGGACAGCCTCTGGCAGCAGTTGGCCGGTCGCAAGCAACATGCCCACGCTTATCTGCTGCATGGCCCGGCCGGGATCGGCAAACGCGCGCTCGCCGAGCGCTTGATGGCCAGTTTGCTGTGCCAGCGCCCGAGCCCCGCCCACGATGCTTGCGGCGAATGCAAATCCTGTCTGTTGCTCAAGGCCGGCAGTCACCCCGACAACTACATTCTGGAACCGGAAGAAGCCGATAAGGCGATCAAGGTCGATCAGGTTCGTGATCTGGTCAGCTTCGTGGTTCAGACCGCGCAGATGGGCGGTCGCAAGGTAGTGCTGATCGAGCCGGCGGAGTCGATGAACGTCAACGCCGCCAACGCCTTGCTCAAAAGTCTTGAAGAACCCTCCGGTGATACCGTGTTGCTCCTGATCAGCCACCAGGCCAGTCGTTTGCTGCCGACGATCAAGAGCCGCTGCCAGCAGCAGGCCTGTCCGCTGCCGAGCGAAGCCATGAGTTTGGCCTGGCTGGCGAAGGCTTTGCCGGACTGTGGGGATGAAGAGCGTATCGAATTGCTGACGCTGGCTGCCGGTTCGCCACTGGCTGCCGTCAACTTGCAAGCGCAGGGCGTGCGCGAACAGCGGGCGCTGGTGGTCGATGGCGTGAAAAAGTTGCTCAAGCAGCAACAGTCACCAACTCAATTGGCCGAAGGCTGGAATGCGATTCCGCTGTTGCTGTTGTTCGACTGGTTCTGCGACTGGTCGAGCCTGATCCTGCGCTATCAGCTGACTCAGGATGAAGAAGGCCTGGGACTGACGGACATGCGCAAGGTGATTCAGTACCTGGCGCAGAAAGCCGGCCAGGACAAAGTCCTGAATATCCAGGACTGGATCCTCGCCCAGCGCCAGAAAGTGATGAGCAAAGCCAACCTCAACCGGGTGTTGTTGCTGGAGGCGCTGTTGGTGCAATGGGTAGGTTTGCCTACCCAGAAGTGA
- the tmk gene encoding dTMP kinase: MTGLFITLEGPEGAGKSTNREYLAERLRAAGIEVVLTREPGGTPLAERIREVLLAPVDEVMNPDTELLLVFAARAQHLAEVIRPALARGAVVLCDRFTDSTYAYQGGGRGLSLERIATLEAFVQGDLRPDLTLIFDLPVEVGLARASARGRLDRFELEGRTFFDAVRSAFLKRAEADPARYVLVDAAQPLAQVQQALDALLPRLLELTRG, encoded by the coding sequence GTGACTGGCTTGTTTATTACCCTGGAAGGCCCGGAAGGGGCCGGCAAGAGCACTAATCGCGAATACCTGGCCGAGCGCCTGCGCGCCGCGGGTATCGAGGTCGTGCTGACTCGCGAACCAGGCGGTACGCCGTTGGCCGAACGAATCCGCGAAGTGCTGCTGGCGCCGGTTGACGAAGTCATGAACCCCGACACCGAGTTGCTGTTGGTGTTCGCCGCGCGAGCCCAGCATCTGGCCGAGGTGATTCGCCCGGCACTGGCCCGCGGTGCGGTGGTCCTGTGTGATCGCTTTACCGATTCGACCTATGCCTATCAGGGTGGCGGCCGCGGCCTGTCGCTGGAGCGCATCGCGACGCTGGAAGCCTTCGTCCAGGGCGATCTGCGCCCGGACCTGACGTTGATTTTCGATCTGCCGGTGGAAGTGGGCCTGGCCCGCGCCAGCGCTCGCGGTCGTCTGGATCGTTTCGAGCTCGAAGGCCGAACCTTTTTTGATGCGGTGCGCAGTGCCTTCCTCAAGCGCGCTGAGGCGGATCCTGCGCGTTATGTCCTGGTCGATGCCGCCCAGCCGCTGGCGCAGGTTCAGCAGGCACTGGATGCCTTGCTGCCGCGTCTGCTGGAGTTGACCCGTGGCTGA
- the mltG gene encoding endolytic transglycosylase MltG, whose amino-acid sequence MRRKLLLLLETGLVLAGLCLGASAWKIHSALEQPLNITQEELLEVPKGTTPTRTFYRLEADGVIKDAFWLRVYWRFNLAKQPLHKGEYRMRPGMTVEGLIDLWKRGEMVQYSLTLVEGWNFHQVRAALAKDEKLEKTLDGLSDSEVMDKLGHSGIFPEGRFFPDTYRFVRGMTDVELLKKAYDRLDEVLAKEWSQRAADVPYTEPYQALIMASLVEKETGVPQERGQIAGVFVRRMEMGMLLQTDPTVIYGLGDRYNGKLTRAHLKEPTPYNTYVISGLPPTPIAMVGREAIHAALNPVPGNSLYFVARGDGSHVFSDDLDAHNNAVREFQIKRRADYRSSPAPTTAPEAMDEQAPIPAASPDTALEAAPQVSPQEPAQATPPESQAPEPSSSPEPAQEPAQEPAAAPAPEPDAAAPQSPQ is encoded by the coding sequence GTGAGACGTAAATTGTTGCTGCTGCTGGAAACCGGACTGGTTCTGGCAGGGCTGTGTCTGGGCGCTTCTGCCTGGAAAATTCATTCGGCGCTGGAACAGCCGCTGAACATCACCCAGGAAGAGCTGCTGGAAGTGCCCAAAGGCACGACACCGACCCGCACTTTCTATCGACTCGAAGCCGATGGCGTCATCAAGGACGCTTTCTGGCTGCGGGTCTATTGGCGTTTCAATCTCGCCAAACAACCGTTGCACAAGGGCGAGTACCGCATGCGGCCCGGCATGACCGTCGAAGGCCTGATTGACCTGTGGAAACGCGGGGAAATGGTTCAGTACAGCCTGACGCTGGTCGAAGGCTGGAATTTTCATCAGGTCCGCGCTGCTCTGGCCAAGGATGAAAAACTCGAAAAGACCCTCGACGGTTTGAGTGATAGCGAGGTGATGGACAAACTCGGCCACAGCGGGATTTTTCCGGAAGGGCGATTCTTCCCTGACACCTATCGCTTCGTGCGCGGCATGACCGATGTCGAACTGCTGAAAAAAGCCTACGACCGCCTCGACGAAGTCCTCGCCAAGGAATGGAGCCAGCGCGCCGCTGACGTGCCGTACACCGAGCCCTATCAGGCACTGATCATGGCCTCGCTGGTGGAGAAGGAAACCGGCGTGCCGCAGGAGCGCGGGCAAATCGCTGGCGTGTTTGTGCGGCGCATGGAAATGGGCATGTTGTTGCAGACTGATCCAACCGTGATCTACGGCCTCGGTGATCGTTACAACGGCAAATTGACTCGTGCCCACCTCAAGGAACCGACGCCGTACAACACCTACGTGATTTCGGGACTGCCGCCGACCCCGATCGCCATGGTCGGCCGCGAAGCGATTCATGCAGCGCTGAATCCGGTGCCGGGCAATAGCCTCTATTTCGTTGCGCGTGGTGATGGCAGCCACGTGTTCTCCGATGATCTGGACGCGCACAATAACGCTGTGCGGGAGTTCCAGATCAAGCGCCGTGCAGACTACCGCTCCAGCCCGGCGCCGACCACGGCGCCAGAGGCGATGGATGAGCAGGCACCGATTCCGGCTGCTTCACCCGACACAGCCCTCGAGGCTGCGCCGCAAGTGTCGCCGCAAGAGCCTGCTCAGGCGACGCCACCAGAATCGCAAGCGCCTGAGCCTTCGTCATCACCGGAGCCGGCGCAAGAACCCGCTCAAGAACCCGCAGCTGCCCCCGCGCCCGAACCGGATGCAGCCGCGCCGCAAAGCCCGCAATGA
- the pabC gene encoding aminodeoxychorismate lyase yields the protein MDSWVDGQPADALSLKDRGLAYGDGLFETIAVHNGSPVLLDRHLVRLVKGCQRLAINLDHPAVCTELLTYAQALGEGVLKLIVTRGESARGYAPDPSAQARRIMLGNPPAVYPVAHAEQGVRLFPCATRLSKQPLLAGLKHLNRLEQVIARSEWQDTDHAEGLMLDQAGRVIEGVFSNLFLIRDGVLITADLKRCGVAGVMRAELLFQAESLGIATQITDITLDQLQWADEVFVCNSVYGVWPVRAYAALSWPVGPLTRKLQTIARALLDA from the coding sequence ATGGACAGCTGGGTCGACGGTCAGCCGGCTGACGCTTTGTCGCTGAAGGATCGCGGCCTGGCTTACGGTGATGGTCTGTTCGAGACCATCGCTGTACACAACGGCAGCCCGGTGCTGCTGGATCGGCATCTAGTGCGCTTGGTCAAGGGTTGTCAGCGGTTGGCAATCAATCTCGATCATCCGGCTGTCTGCACAGAGTTACTGACCTACGCCCAAGCGTTGGGCGAAGGTGTGCTCAAGCTCATCGTCACCCGTGGCGAAAGCGCCCGCGGCTATGCGCCCGATCCTTCGGCCCAGGCGCGCCGCATCATGCTCGGCAACCCTCCTGCGGTTTATCCTGTTGCCCATGCGGAGCAGGGCGTTCGCCTGTTTCCCTGTGCGACGCGGCTTTCCAAACAGCCTCTGCTCGCCGGACTCAAGCATCTGAACCGTCTTGAGCAGGTCATCGCCCGCTCCGAATGGCAAGACACCGATCATGCCGAAGGCTTGATGCTCGATCAGGCCGGACGTGTCATTGAAGGCGTGTTCAGCAATCTGTTCCTGATTCGCGATGGCGTGCTGATCACGGCTGATTTGAAGCGCTGCGGCGTGGCTGGTGTGATGCGTGCCGAATTATTGTTTCAAGCCGAGTCATTGGGGATCGCCACACAAATCACCGATATCACCCTCGATCAGCTGCAATGGGCTGATGAAGTCTTTGTCTGCAACAGCGTGTATGGCGTTTGGCCGGTGCGCGCCTATGCCGCACTAAGCTGGCCGGTTGGGCCGCTCACCCGTAAACTCCAAACCATTGCCCGCGCGCTACTGGATGCTTGA
- the fabF gene encoding beta-ketoacyl-ACP synthase II, with protein MSRRRVVVTGMGMLSPLGTDVPSSWQGILAGRSGIGLIEHTDLSAYSTRFGGSVKGFNVEEYLSVKEARKLDLFIQYGLAAGFQAVRNAGLEVTDANRERIGVAMGSGIGGLTNIEETSRTLHDSGPRRISPFFVPGSIINMISGFLSIHLGAQGPNYAIATACTTGTHCIGMAARNIMYDEADVMIAGGAEMAACGLGMGGFGASRALSTRNDEPTRASRPWDKGRDGFVLSDGAGALVLEELEHAKARGATIYAELIGFGTSGDAYHMTSPPADGAGAARCITNALRDARINGDQVQYINAHGTSTSAGDLAEACAIKSVFGDHAYKLAVSSTKSMTGHLLGAAGAVEAIFSVLAINSQVAPPTINLDEPDEGCDLDFVPHTARNMDIDVVLSNSFGFGGTNGSLVFRRFAD; from the coding sequence GTGTCGCGTAGACGCGTCGTAGTCACCGGTATGGGTATGTTGTCGCCACTGGGCACGGACGTGCCGAGCAGTTGGCAGGGCATTCTGGCTGGCCGCAGTGGCATTGGTCTGATCGAACACACCGACCTTTCTGCCTATTCCACCCGTTTTGGCGGCTCGGTGAAGGGCTTCAATGTCGAGGAATACCTGTCGGTCAAGGAAGCTCGCAAGCTCGACCTGTTCATTCAGTACGGTCTGGCCGCAGGTTTTCAGGCAGTTCGTAATGCCGGTCTGGAAGTCACCGACGCGAACCGTGAGCGCATCGGCGTGGCCATGGGTTCGGGTATCGGCGGACTGACCAATATCGAAGAAACCAGCCGCACGCTGCATGATTCCGGCCCACGACGGATTTCTCCGTTTTTCGTGCCTGGCTCGATCATCAATATGATTTCCGGTTTCCTGTCCATCCATCTGGGCGCACAGGGACCTAACTACGCCATCGCCACCGCATGTACCACCGGTACGCACTGCATCGGCATGGCGGCACGCAACATCATGTACGACGAAGCCGACGTGATGATTGCCGGCGGCGCTGAAATGGCCGCTTGCGGTCTGGGCATGGGCGGCTTCGGTGCCTCCCGTGCACTGTCGACCCGCAACGACGAACCGACCCGCGCCAGCCGTCCATGGGACAAGGGCCGTGATGGCTTCGTGCTGTCCGACGGTGCCGGCGCTCTGGTTCTGGAAGAGCTGGAACACGCCAAGGCCCGCGGTGCGACGATCTACGCCGAGCTGATCGGCTTTGGCACCAGTGGCGATGCCTACCACATGACTTCGCCACCAGCGGATGGCGCGGGTGCTGCACGCTGCATCACCAATGCGCTGCGCGATGCCAGGATCAACGGCGATCAGGTTCAGTACATCAACGCCCACGGCACCTCGACGTCGGCGGGCGACCTTGCCGAAGCCTGTGCGATCAAGTCGGTATTCGGCGATCACGCTTACAAGCTGGCAGTCAGTTCGACCAAGTCCATGACCGGTCACCTGTTGGGTGCGGCGGGCGCGGTCGAGGCGATTTTCAGTGTGCTGGCGATCAACAGCCAGGTAGCACCGCCGACCATCAACCTTGATGAGCCGGACGAAGGTTGCGACCTTGATTTCGTACCGCATACCGCGCGCAATATGGATATCGACGTGGTGCTGTCCAACTCCTTCGGGTTTGGCGGTACCAACGGCTCGCTGGTGTTCCGTCGGTTCGCTGACTGA
- the acpP gene encoding acyl carrier protein has product MSTIEERVKKIVAEQLGVKEEEVVNTASFVEDLGADSLDTVELVMALEEEFETEIPDEEAEKITTVQAAIDYVTNHQA; this is encoded by the coding sequence ATGAGCACCATCGAAGAGCGCGTCAAGAAAATCGTTGCTGAGCAACTGGGCGTTAAAGAAGAAGAAGTGGTCAACACTGCTTCCTTCGTTGAAGACCTGGGTGCCGACTCCCTTGACACCGTTGAGCTGGTGATGGCTCTGGAAGAGGAATTCGAGACCGAAATCCCTGACGAAGAAGCTGAGAAGATCACTACTGTACAAGCCGCAATCGATTACGTTACTAACCACCAGGCTTAA
- the fabG gene encoding 3-oxoacyl-ACP reductase FabG — MSLQGKVALVTGASRGIGQAIALELGRQGAIVIGTATSASGAERIAATLAENGIQGTGLELNVTSDESVAAVLASITSQFGAPAILVNNAGITRDNLIMRMKNDEWHDVVDTNLNSLFRLSKGVLRGMTKARWGRIISIGSVVGAMGNAGQVNYAAAKAGLEGFSRSLAREVGSRSITVNSVAPGFIDTDMTRELPEAQREALQTQIPLGRLGQAQEIASVVAFLASDGAAYVTGATIPVNGGMYMS; from the coding sequence ATGAGTCTGCAAGGTAAAGTTGCACTGGTCACTGGCGCGAGCCGCGGTATCGGCCAGGCTATCGCCCTGGAATTGGGTCGTCAGGGCGCCATCGTTATCGGCACTGCGACGTCTGCCTCGGGTGCCGAGCGCATTGCGGCAACCCTGGCGGAAAACGGGATTCAAGGCACTGGCCTGGAACTCAATGTCACCAGCGACGAATCCGTTGCGGCAGTACTGGCGAGCATTACATCGCAGTTCGGTGCGCCGGCGATCCTGGTCAACAATGCCGGTATCACCCGCGATAATCTGATAATGCGGATGAAAAATGACGAATGGCATGATGTCGTCGATACCAACCTGAACAGTCTGTTTCGCCTGTCCAAGGGCGTTTTGCGCGGCATGACCAAAGCCCGTTGGGGACGAATTATCAGTATTGGCTCGGTTGTGGGTGCCATGGGCAACGCAGGCCAAGTAAACTACGCAGCCGCCAAGGCCGGTCTGGAAGGTTTCAGCCGTTCCCTGGCGCGTGAAGTCGGTTCGCGTTCGATTACGGTAAACTCGGTGGCCCCTGGGTTCATCGACACCGATATGACCCGCGAATTGCCTGAGGCACAGCGTGAAGCCTTGCAGACGCAGATTCCGCTGGGCCGTCTGGGGCAAGCTCAAGAGATCGCGTCTGTGGTCGCTTTTCTTGCATCCGACGGTGCGGCTTACGTTACTGGGGCTACAATCCCGGTGAACGGCGGGATGTACATGAGTTAA